From the genome of Dermochelys coriacea isolate rDerCor1 chromosome 1, rDerCor1.pri.v4, whole genome shotgun sequence:
attcaagcctaagttaattgtatccagtttgcaaattaattccaattcagcagtctctcgttggagtctgtttttgaagcttttttgttgaaggatagccactcttaggtctgtaatagagtgaccagagagattgaagtgttctccaactgatttttgaatgttataattcttgacgtctgatttgtgtccattcattcttttacgtagagactgtccagtttggccaatgtacatggcagaggggcattgctggcacatgatggcatatatcacattggtagatgcgcaggtgaacgagcctctgatagtgtggctgatgtgattaggccctatgatggtgttccctgaatagatatgtggacagagttggcaacgggctttgttgcaaggataggttcctgggttagtggttctgttgtgtggtgtgtggttgctggtgagtatttgcttcagattgggaggctgtctgtaagcaaggactggcctgtctcccaagatctgtgagagtgatggctcgtccttcaggataggttgtagatccttgatgatgcgttggagaggttttagttgggggctgaaggtgatggctagtggcgttctgttattttctttgttgggcctgtcctgtagtaggtaacttctgggtactcttctggctctgtcaatctgtttcttcacttcagcaggtgggtattgtaattgtaggaatgcatgatagagatcttgtaggtgtttgtctctgtctgaggggttggagcaaatgcggttatatcgtagcgcttggctgtagacaatggatcgtgtggtatgatctggatgaaagctagaggcatgtaggtaggaatagcggtcagtaggtttccaatatagggtggtgtttatgtgaccatcgtttattagcaccctagtgtccaggaagtggatctcttgtgtggactgttccaggctgaggttgatggtgggatggaaattgttgaaatcatggtggaattcctcaagggcttcttttccatgggtccagataatgaagatgtcatcaatgtagcgcaagtagagtaggggcattaggggacgagagctgaggaagcgttgttctaagtcagccataaaaatgttggcatactgtggggccatgcgggtacccatcgcagtgccgctgatttgaaggtatacattgtccccaaatgtgaaatagttatgggtgaggacaaagtcacaaagttcagccaccaggttagccgtgacattatcggggatactgttcctgacggcttgtagtccatctttgtgtggaatgttggtgtagagggcttctacatccatagtggctaggatggtgtttttaggaagatcaccaatggactgtagtttcctcaggaagtcagtggtgtctcgaagatagctgggactgctggtaacatagggcctgaggagggagtctacatagccagacaatcctgctgtcagggtgccaatgcctgagatgatggggcgtccaggatttccaggtttatggatcttgggtagcagatagaataccccaggtcggggttctaggggtgtgtctgtgcggatttgttcttgtgctttttcagggagtttcttgagcaaaggctgtagtttcttttggtaactctcagtgggatcagagggtaatggcttgtagaaagtggtgttggagagctgcctagtagcctcttgttcatactccgacctattcatgatgacgacagcacctcctttgtcagcctgtttgattatgatgtcagagttgtttctgaggctgtggagaAACCTTTTATTCCTAATATACCTTATTTTCCTTAagtctgctggccatagatttctctttgagtccctttgctttccttatcaattttctacttcccctttcttctttttgttctatATTGAATTTTTATAGCTACTTTCACTCCCTCTCTAAGCCAGGTTCTGTATATTGGTCTCTGGAAACTGTTGGATTATTTTAAggataaaatgtaaaaatccaTAATCAGCTAGTCCCCTTCACAGCTGCCAAGGGAGACATCTCATTGTCCTTTTTCAGGAAAAGCGGAGACTCTGAAGCAGAAGAAGGCAGCCCGCAATGCACCCCTGGGCTAGGAGCAGGGGCACTGTAATTCAGCACATAGGGAGCTGGGACCATTCATACTCTATAATTCAGGGAGAGGGAATGTTTGCtttgtttatggaggagattggGCCCTGTTGGCCACTGCGCCCCATGCCAGCCCTCTTTCCATGTCCACACAGCGAAGTCTTGCCTATATCCATTAAATTGTACACCTTCCACTCCTTGCACATGAGATGGAAGAGCCATGTCAAATCTCCTGCTTCATCACTCCCTAGCAAATGATTCTTCTGTCCATCTTTGCCAATCACATCTTTCATCCCTGAGCACTGGGGCCAAACAGCAGTGATGTGGGTGGCAGCAGATGAGGTCAGAGCAAAGCTGCAGTTGGATAGGTGGGTCCCTGGGTTTGGACAAGGTAGATTAGGGAGTGGAGTGGATCGCTAGGCCTAGAGCACAAGCTGCTCACATGTAGTATGAAGCACAGAGTGGAGGTGGGCGGGACAAGTGGTGATTCCAGCCTGGAGCAGTTTGCATGGTCAGGCTTTCCCCGAGCTGCAGAACCTGGCAGTCTGTCCCAGGACCTGCAGGCTACCAGCTCCATGGCAGTGAGCCAGGAATCCCTGAAAGCCCCAGCTCAAATTGGGCTTCTCAGGGCTTCCAGGTTCTCTGCTGTAGAGCCCAGCTCTAGTTAGAATTAGGGTTTCCAGGCTTTCTGCTGCAGAGCTGCAAGCCCAGAATTCCTAAGATTCCTGGCTTAAACTGAGTCTTTCCAGGGCTGTCAGGATCCCAGTTCCACGGTGGGGACTCTGGAAGTCTGGCAAGGCAGAGCTGCCCCAGAGCCATGGGCCATAGAAATGTGGGTCCCCAGTCCCAGGACAGTCAGCATAgtggggctgccccagagcttCCAAGACTAGAAGTCTGGGGTCCCCAGGCCTGGGGCAGTAAGCACAATGGGACTGCCCCAGAGCCAAGAATATAGAAGCCTGTGGTACCCAGTCCTGGGCAGCCTGCATGGCAAGGCTCCCCAGAAGCCCTCCAGGCAAGTAAACCTACCTGGAAAAAAGGTTTCATGGGAGTACTTCCTTTGATTCAGTGAAAGTTAATTAACACAATTGGCTTTTGTGAGAAATTTTGGGTTTGGTGAACCggcatttttaatttcattgtaaaatttccaaccagctctagtcattGCTGTCCTCTGTGACATATATATAGTTTTTTTTCTTACAACTATTTATTTAGGAAATTTTAACAGGTTTATAAATCATAATGTTTTTAAACAACATGGATTCTTTGGAATGCAAGGTACTTTATGCACTCTATAAATCTGCAGTAACAGTAATTACCTGAAAGAGTATGGACTTCTCCCACTAAGAACTTTAACACATTTATATGCTCTGTggtcacaattttaaaataaaaaaaaacttttaaaaattaggatGGTCTTCCCCATTTCCTGGGAGGTCATTCATCCTTCCATGCATCATCTCCAACCAGGACAATAGGTAGAGTTCATGAGAAAGGTAATTCAGGCATCCAGAGTTGCTGACCtggcctggaaaaaccctgaaaaaatattattttgttggcTTCTTATGAGTTTGGAGCTGACTCGGTGATTGTGGGTCACCAATGTGCATTGAACAGGGACAAAGAGGATGAGGACTGTTTAAAGGAACCATGTGTCCTGGCAGTGCTGGCTTTGGGAATTGTAGCAGGGAAGTGAGGAGCTTGGTGTGCTCGTTGCagtccaacactcagatgcctgTTAATCACAGCTATCTTACAGCACTGCCGCTATCAGTAAGTTGGGTGAGCGCTGAGCAATGTTGCACTGGGCACTTtcgtaacaaagggcctgatctgcCCAGTGCTCCTGAGCACCCCctgctcacattgacttcaaagggaggtGAGAACACTTCACACTGAATAGGAGGTGCTCAGCTCCTCATAGGATCTGGCCTCAGAGCTGGGGAAACCTTTCCCACCATCACCCCCTGCATTTCTGAGTACAGAGACAAATGAAGCCCTTGCTAGAGGCTGCTCCCAGTATCACTGAACAATATTGAGAGTTATCTTCCACTTAGCCACTTAGCCCAGAAATATGTGTTTCCCTTTACACCTGTGCATTATTTCTAATGCAGTACCAGCGGGGAGTGATATTCAGTGTGTTTCCCATCTCTCCTGAGCCCAGGTCATTCAACATCACTCCGACTGTTGAATGGAGAGAGCCGATGCGATGGGAGAGTTGAGATTTCCCTCCGTGGTGCCTGGGGCAGAGTGCTGGATGACCAGTGGGACAAGAACGATGCCAGCGTGGTGTGCAGGCAGCTCCAGTGCGGAGTCTCTGAGAAAGCTTTTAACTTCCCTAAGTCTGAGCGAGGAATAGGCCCTGTGGGGCTGAGAAGTGTCCAGTGTGCAGGAAATGAGACTCGTCTGACTCTCTGCAACGTCTCCACATCTGAGACCGCTCAGGCACGAATTGCTGAGGATGTCGGTGTTGTTTGCTCAGGTGACTTACCGTGAAATCTTAAAAATATCCTCTCCTTGTTCAATAGGAAAATAACCCTCCCCAGGGCCTGCCTTCAGCTCATCTTGTGCTGTGATCTCATCAGAGCTCCAAAAAATATGGATCTGAGGTTCAAACACTGACACTTTTATAGTAAACATATAGttttagaaacagaaaaaaacatagCCCCATTATAGGGGTAACACACTGcagcaacctctctctctctctttgtcttgtatttattagagctggtcaagaaCCGTTTTTTATCAAACTTTTTTCTGCCGAAAAATATTTGCAACAGAACATAAATTTTCACAAAAGGCTGTTTTTATTGACAATGTTCAGGTTTttgtggaaaaacttttttttttgtgctgaaaataaataataatcatttttgtctaattttttttccaggaaaataaaaattctgagcaGTTCTAATATTTAGTGACTTCTTAAACTTAAATCATGTGCTGTCCTACTCAGAAAGGAATAATAGGAAAAGAAAGTCATATGTAAGCCAATTTGATCAAGAGGGCCACATAGTGGTTCTGTGACtcagaagttaaataaaaattgttgTTATCGTGTGATATAGTTATGTACAAATCTTATAACTATGTAATTTTGCTtcatttaaagggaaaaatgaaGACTGTTGTTGATTGTGCATATTACCATTGTAAAAGATAATTCtattgttctttttgctgatatatttatttactttaagaCTCCACAGTAAACGTAAACATAGGCCCTTCACACCGGTAACTGTCAAGCAACAGATTTGTATGTACTGTGCATTGTAATGTTACTGCACCAAAACTTTTATTCATGCATATTCCGGTTGCAGGGTAATTACAGTGTATTAAGGGCCCATTCCTCCACCCATTGTGTTAGTGGAGGTGTTGCTGTTGACTTCACCAGGAGCAGAATTGAGCCCTATCTATTTGGGACTTTATTGTAGAGACATGCATCAAATTgcctttcttattttatttgcaaaataaattGGTACCATGTTTGCTTTTCTCAAATCCCAGATACCTCTCAGTTCTGtgagaatttaaaagaaaattagagTTTTTGATAAATGTATTAGCTAAAAATAAGTTCCTCAAACACCCTTGATGCTTATCATCttagagctgtttgaaaaaatttagtttttccagtaagggctgatcctgcaaacccttactctcTCACAATTACTGTAGTTCTTACTCATGTGGGGAATTCCATACGGATTACTCAGATGAGGAAAGAATTCACAATTAGGCCCTTACCTTTACATACTTTTTCACAATAGCTTTCTCTAAAAAGTCTTCATAATTTCCTTACTCTAcggattttttcttttctaagttTCTGGTTAAAGATAGATGTTTAAAAGCATTTATGTCTTAGCCATTGTAGCAGCCTCACTGATTGGCATGGAAGCTGTTCACTTATTATTTTATTGCACATTAACAGTTAGGATTTattgctgcaggaagcaggcgGATCAGGCTGGTGAATGGGGCAGGTCGCTGTGCTGGGAGAGTGGAGATTTATTACAATGGCACCTGGGGGACAGTCTGTGATGATTCCTGGGACCTACCGGACTCCAATGTCGTTTGCAAACAACTGGGATGTGGCCATGCCATCAATGCAACTGTCTCTGCTCATTATGGACAAGGATCCGGGCAGATCTGGTTGGATGATGTGAACTGCTCTGGGAAGGAATCTGATCTCTGGAAGTGTCCTTCCGGGGGCTGGGGCCAGCACAACTGCAGACACAAACAGGACGCAGGAGTTCTCTGCTCAGGTCTGTTCTGTGAATGCTTTGATGGTTGCCAAGGAATTTAATGCAGGGGCTGATGTTTGAAGAGAGTGAGAATGATAGAGCCTCTCCCTTGCTGTCGTTGTCTCTTGTCTCGCTCCTACCTCCCTACAAAACGCAGACCCAATTGAAAGTCACCAGTTACTATCAATTCCCACCCAGGGGTGTTGGAGATATCACAGCATTTCCATAGTGCTAGGAGGGTTGGTCACTGCTGTATCTTGGCTATCTGTGTGTGTAACTGTTGGGAAATGGTGACTTTCCAAAGGGTTTGCTGTATTTCTAATGGGCCTGTAGTGTCCAGAAGAGTCTCTGATTCTTGGAGTGATTCTCTCTGGCATTTGTACCTGCAGAATAATGCACAGGATCATTAGCGGTCACTGGGATTTCATTCTTCACAGCCAGATAGTTGACTTATGTTcggttgacttacagccactgcagtaattactcaGGTGGATCATGTCCATACTGCCCTCCTTCTGCCAGTGGTGTGCAtcttcaccaggagcacttccactgacttaagaggggtagtggaggaggcggggctgagaacctgggctctcagctccatgcACAGCTCCCTGTCAGGAGCCCGGCTGCTGTGCCAAGGCTCTCGGCTCCCTGCCAGTAGCACAGCTGCACTCCCATCCCCAGGTTCTCAGCTTCCTGCTGTCTACTAGGACCACAGCAGCCACCCAGTGGGGAGCTGGGAACCGGCGCGAGGGAGCtgtgctcctggcagggagctgggaaccttggggcagcagggagtgggAAGCTGGGAGCCTCTGGGCAGCACCCAggctcctggctgggagcagagagctGGGAGCTCAGGCAACAGCCCGGCTGAGAGCAGAGagctgtgtggatgcagcccagcTCCAAAAAGGGAGCTGGGAACTGGGAGTTTCAGGGAAGCACCTGGGCTCCCAGAGGGGAGCCAGGCGCCTTGgtgcagccaagctccccacatGGAGCGGGGAGCTCGAGCAGCAACACGGCTGGAAGCAGGGAGCCAGGATCCTAAAGGGTAACCAGCTCAGAGCGGGGAGGAGGTAGTCTGGGCAGCAATCTGGCAGGGACCCAGGGGGCACCTGGGCTCTAGCTGAAGCCCCCCCAcaactttcttgtcaatttcatggttctagcatggagctgtgaaattgacatgagTGACAGCCAACAGCCGACGTAAGTAACCCTCAGTGTCCACATGGACACTGCATCGCCCTAACTCCATTGACATAAACCctacacctctcgtggaggtggagttattatgttggtgtagcaGGGCACTTACACTGGTGGGAGCAAGGCTATAGTGGGTACACTGTCATAATCAGTCAATCttatgctgtagtgtagaccaaaaACTTTCAGGATCAGCAATTTAAATTCCCTTTTTGTGCATTTCCTTCAAGAGTTCACAGATCTGAGGCTGGTGAGCAGCAGTGACTGTGCTGGGCGCCTGGAGATTTTCTACAATGGGACATGGGGCAGTGTTTGCTCAAATCAGATGACTCGCATCAGCCCGACAATTGTATGCAAACAGCTGAACTGTGGAGATGGAGTGCTAACTGAAGGAGAATTTCAACATGGGGAAGGTTCTGGTCTCGCGTGGCTGGACCATGTTAagtgcactgagcagcacagctccCTTTGGCAGTGTCCCTCAGGCCCATGGAAATGGCAGTCATGTGATCACCAAGCCGAAGAGACCCATATTATTTGCAATGGTTCTTCAAATggtaattataaaaaaaaatgtataaaagaagCGGGGACCACACGGTGCAATCCACTAGCAAGACCCTAGAAAAGCCTCTCAATAGAAAGCATAATTTGTGCAGCTCTTTGACTATTGAGCCTTTTGGGATGAACAATCAGAGATGGGTCTAGGATGTGCAGTTCGGGTCAGGATCAGAATTCcccacaagtgtgtgtgtgaggatgtgtgtgtgagagaggggtgTTGTGGATGAGTTTCAGTTCCATTTTGAGCCCAACTGTAATAACAATATTTCTCTTCTATGGATTTCTATACTAACTTGGGTGATTTTCAGCTGATTAATCTGTGCACTTTTGAACCCCttgtatgaagtgagctgtagctcatgaaagcttatgctcaaataaatctgttagtctctaaggtgccacaagtactccttttctttgaacagacTCGGatatacaaaaacaaacacagcagCAGAAGTTATGCCTAAAGATTTCAGCatccatagtaaaaactgaatagCAAATCCATAAATGATAAAATATACCATTTTTAGATTTTTCCATTATAAAGTGCTGAAATTAATGGTTTAATATGCAGATAAACCCTATTATCATCTGTGTCATGCACACTACTCAATTTGTTCTCTCCGAATTTTATTTCCATAAGAAGAAAAGGGAAACCATCTCAGACACTGTTTGACAAATGTCCACGCACAGAGACTTTGAGAGTGGATGTTCTCCCATGTAACAAACACATCACCTGCCCCTTACTTCAGACTCtaactttcttttcctttccctttgcagGTGTGATAAAGACAACAGCTTCACTGTTTAGAAGAGGTAAAATATCCCCCTCCCATCAAGGATTAAATTTACCTGGTGCCAGGCTCAGAGGGATGAGCTGGAACCTCCAGCCTGAGTGAATAAGCTCCTTTTATACTGAGTGTGAAATCTAAGCAGTGAATGACACATGTGTGAATGACACCCGGGTGGGAGCTGCAGGCTGTGCTGAGCAGGATGATTCCTGTCTATTGGCTCTAGCCACCAGAGCAGGGCCCATGATTTAAACAGCAGCCTATGAGCTGCCCCCATGGCGCACAGACTATGTCCCAGCCCATTACCCTGCTGTCCTGGGCCATGCAATGAATGATTGGGGAGCTCCCTGGGGCCCCCCTGACTCTCACAGGATAATCTCTCCCTGTTGCATATTCATTTCCACGCAGCTCCCCCGCGCCGCCCTCCGACCGACAGTGGGAGAGTCACAGTGCCCATGGTCATCTGCATTATCCTGGGGGCCTTACTCTGCCTGGTCTTAATCATTCTGGGTGCACAGGTGCAAAGTGCCAAGGCACAGCGCAAAGGTGGGTGCTGATTAGTGTCACTGTCTGAAATGCCTCTGCAAtagcagggggagctgcaggtgcgGAGAGGGCCAAGGCTGTGAGAGGACCTAGAGCTGGGTGAGGGGAGGATGTATCTGAGGAGAGGGATGATCCTTGGTAAAGCTGTGAGGGTCCCGTGAaatcttgttttatttaatattttccttgATGATCTGGCTGTGGAAATGAACAGCACAGCAGAGACACTTGCACATGACACTGAATTGGGAGGAGTTGAGAGCAGTGAtgaggacagagaaataattCAAAGAGGATTAAAGAGATTGCAATAGTGGCAGAAAATAACATGTAGAGATCCCATTTGGAAACATGCAAGAAAATCCATGTGGGGCAAAGTTTCTGAACAAAGAGATTGAGTGGGAGGGAGGGTATGAAGAAGGAGAAATGCTGGAAAAGAGCTTGGCGATAATGTCTAAAAGATCAAAACACTGATATTAATCCATGGCACTTATCCATTGATAAATCACTGCACAACCATTAGTTAATTCCTCCCCACAGGGTCGCTGGCCAGTAGATAAGTAAATACTATTATTTCCACTTTGCAATTGGTGTAAACATCaaattgatggaagaattatttaaggTGATACGAGGAGGACTAACCAGGAGCAATGGGATGAGTGCATGAGGGAACATTTAGGATGAACACGAGGAAAGACATTATGACTGTAAACCTGCCCATGGAATCGTCTCCAAAGGGACGTTGTGGAATGAGATGTGGCTCCCATCAGCTGGGACGCTCACTTAAATATagcttggacagagcagtgggaATGTGCTGTAAGGCTCAATCCTGCACTGGCCCCAGTGGGAGGAGCTGGATGATCTAATAGGTTTTCCCAGCTCTACTTTctatgaccctgggcaaatccTGACCTTTGTTTCCAGACTTCAGAAGATCCTCGGACCCTTTCACTGAagccatatatgaggagattgatTATAACCTGAATGGAGAGAAGCAGATGTTGGGTCGCTCAGGTTTGTGTGTCTCATTCCTAACAGGGAGCAAATATCTATTGCACTTTTCATCCCGAGGCCCTGACCCAGAGCTAAAATCTCAGCCCTCATCCCTGGGATCCCTGGCACACTGTGGATACAGATTTGTTAGTGATTTACTCCCACATAGCACTCACTctccattggtgtaaatgacACTATAAGGCATCAATCTCCAGGTTTATTGTGTGATGAACTCATGAAGATGAGCTTCCTCCCCACTCTTCTCTGCTTGTTCCCATTCTTGGAACAGACATCCTGCAGCCttgggccttgtcttcactgagaagaaaaggtgtgttcttaacttgggaTAACTAACACAAGGTAACacctcagtgtagacaaggcagtttgtagctttcacatgagttagcaggtggagttggagatttttaaattcCTTGTTAAAGATCACACTCAGTCCCCCCCTCACCTCCTAGGTTCAACATGGATATTCCCAGCATCTTCCCAGTCTGATTTTATCCTCCCCAAACCCACGTTTACCACAATAAAATGGATATTTCTCAGTGTCACTGTGCATTCAGCATCTTCCCTAAAAGGAGGAGACCGGAAATCTTTCTCTCA
Proteins encoded in this window:
- the LOC119853746 gene encoding scavenger receptor cysteine-rich type 1 protein M130-like isoform X1, translated to MAMKRHISAQLLWLFLLSLQVAMGADELRLVDGSSPCAGRVEVKHNNQWGTVCDDRWDMEDAEVVCKQMGCGSAVSAHVWAHFGQGSGPTWLIVVDCDGDESALWDCKHPGWGIITCSHSADAGVICSGHIELRLVGGDTACSGRVEVKHGETWETVCDSHLDFKAATIICNELECGQAVATLGAAHFGEGHDLIWKEAFQCVGNETVLSNCPRMSHSNETCSHANDVGLLCSGYAGYRLANGSTGCSGRVELHHGGAWGTLCDSQWDLQAAHTLCQQLDCGFALSMPAGQLFGTGDGPVWNGTFGCERNESHLRDCPVTALGTTECPPGSKASVVCSECSGGRLVNGTECSGRVEIRYGDTWGSLCDSHWDLQDANVLCHQLNCGYAESTWGGTHFGEGRGTVWSDAFHCEGTESCLWDCSRTALGNPACSPRDTAGVICSGHSTSLRLLNGESRCDGRVEISLRGAWGRVLDDQWDKNDASVVCRQLQCGVSEKAFNFPKSERGIGPVGLRSVQCAGNETRLTLCNVSTSETAQARIAEDVGVVCSGSRRIRLVNGAGRCAGRVEIYYNGTWGTVCDDSWDLPDSNVVCKQLGCGHAINATVSAHYGQGSGQIWLDDVNCSGKESDLWKCPSGGWGQHNCRHKQDAGVLCSEFTDLRLVSSSDCAGRLEIFYNGTWGSVCSNQMTRISPTIVCKQLNCGDGVLTEGEFQHGEGSGLAWLDHVKCTEQHSSLWQCPSGPWKWQSCDHQAEETHIICNGSSNGVIKTTASLFRRAPPRRPPTDSGRVTVPMVICIILGALLCLVLIILGAQVQSAKAQRKDFRRSSDPFTEAIYEEIDYNLNGEKQMLGRSGLCVSFLTGSKYLLHFSSRGPDPELKSQPSSLGSLAHCGYRFVSDLLPHSTHSPLV